The DNA sequence AGGCTCTGGCTGAAGTGGTCGAGCCGCGCTACGACGAGCTGTTCACACTGGTGCAGGCGGAGTTGCGTCGCAGCGGTTTTGAAGACCTGGTGGCCGCCGGCGTCGTACTGACCGGGGGCACTTCGAAGATGGAGGGGGTCATCGAACTGGCGGAAGAGATCTTCCACATGCCGGTGCGCGTTGGCTCGCCACACAATATCAAGGGGTTGGCCGACATTGTCGACAACCCGATCTACTCCACTGGCGTCGGACTGCTGCTCTATGGCTTGCAGCAGCAACAGGACGGTACCCGTCCCGTGCGACGCCGGGAGAGCGTCAAGGAAAGTTTTATTGCCCGGCTGAAAAGCTGGTTTCAGGGAAATTTGTAATTTTTTAACGCAGTTATACCAAATGAGGGGTATTTATCATGTTTCAGATCGTGGATAGCGCACCGGATAGCGCAGAAATCAAAGTAATAGGCGTCGGAGGCGGTGGCGGAAACGCTGTCCGTCATATGATGAGCAGCTGTGTGGACGGGGTAGAGTTTATCTGCGCCAATACCGATGCTCAGGCACTCAAGGACCTGGGGCACGCCACCATCCTGCAGTTGGGTAATGGCCTAACCAAGGGACTGGGTGCGGGTGCCAACCCTGAAGTGGGGCGTCATGCTGCCATGGAGGATCGCGAACGCATCGCCGATGTTCTGCAGGGTGCCGATATGGTGTTCATCACAGCTGGCATGGGTGGCGGAACCGGTACCGGTGCTGCGCCCATTGTGGCCGATGTGGCCCGTGAGCTGGGTATTCTGACCGTGGCGGTGGTCACGCGGCCGTTTATGTTCGAGGGCCGCAAGCGCATGGCCATCGCCGAAGAAGGCCTGAAAGAACTGAAAGACCGGGTGGACTCGCTGATCACAGTACCCAATGAGAAATTGCTGCAGGTACTGGGTAAAACCACCAGTCTGCTGGAGGCTTTCAAAGCGGCCAACGATGTGTTGCTGGGTGCTGTGCAGGGGATTGCCGACCTGATTATCCGTCCCGGCATGATCAACGTGGATTTCGCCGATGTGCGCACCGTAATGTCCGAAATGGGGCAGGCGATGATGGGTACCGGCGAAGCCACGGGAGAAGATCGTGCCCGGATCGCCGCTGAAACAGCGATTCACAGCCCCCTTCTGGAAGACATCAACCTGCAGGGTGCCCGCGGCATTCTGGTTAACATCACCGCCGGTCCCGACCTGTCTCTGGGTGAGTTCTCCGATGTGGGTGACACTGTAGAAGCTTTTGCCTCCGATAATGCCACCGTCGTGGTGGGTACAGTGATCGACCCGGAAATGGGTGATCGTCTGCGGGTCACGGTCGTGGCCACTGGTCTGGGGCAGCCCGCACTGGAGCG is a window from the Porticoccus hydrocarbonoclasticus MCTG13d genome containing:
- the ftsZ gene encoding cell division protein FtsZ, translating into MFQIVDSAPDSAEIKVIGVGGGGGNAVRHMMSSCVDGVEFICANTDAQALKDLGHATILQLGNGLTKGLGAGANPEVGRHAAMEDRERIADVLQGADMVFITAGMGGGTGTGAAPIVADVARELGILTVAVVTRPFMFEGRKRMAIAEEGLKELKDRVDSLITVPNEKLLQVLGKTTSLLEAFKAANDVLLGAVQGIADLIIRPGMINVDFADVRTVMSEMGQAMMGTGEATGEDRARIAAETAIHSPLLEDINLQGARGILVNITAGPDLSLGEFSDVGDTVEAFASDNATVVVGTVIDPEMGDRLRVTVVATGLGQPALERKAPSKVIDNGHVAPIHMRKSSGETDYDALEKPTVIRRGSSGGEAVARKLDPRADADMDYLDIPAFLRRQAD